A window from Streptomyces sp. NBC_00271 encodes these proteins:
- a CDS encoding Atu4866 domain-containing protein, translating into MSITDTDTDTGTETEIDTGTDTGTETEIATGTGTDPDTDNDTVSWNRKALGVILSNDEGRPVLFTNARILTMDPLIGTMTGADLLFVGSLVVGVGPAIVTAAQDDNAIVVDCTGMTIAPAVVDTVALAGGRGHRSEYVATLTPGNTPDFLVVPDELAADVPSAVATLMTRPEQVRALVAAGRPVLWDGTDAPGRATAPEAGIPASDDLTGSPRVGVWIDRHDFLHQELTADGRYDETRGGRPHAYQGRYWIDGDRIDYLDDLGFWAYGEFQGDELHHAGYVMKLG; encoded by the coding sequence ATGAGCATCACCGACACCGACACCGACACCGGCACTGAGACCGAGATCGACACCGGCACCGACACCGGCACTGAGACCGAGATCGCGACCGGCACAGGCACTGACCCCGACACCGACAACGACACGGTGAGCTGGAACCGCAAGGCGCTCGGCGTGATCCTCTCGAACGACGAGGGGCGTCCCGTCCTGTTCACCAACGCCCGCATCCTGACGATGGACCCGCTGATCGGGACCATGACCGGCGCCGACCTGCTGTTCGTCGGCTCCCTGGTCGTGGGGGTCGGCCCCGCCATCGTCACCGCGGCACAGGACGACAACGCCATCGTCGTCGACTGCACCGGCATGACCATCGCCCCCGCGGTCGTGGACACCGTCGCGCTGGCCGGCGGCCGCGGCCACCGCTCGGAGTACGTCGCGACGCTGACCCCGGGCAACACCCCCGACTTCCTGGTGGTGCCCGACGAGCTCGCCGCCGACGTGCCGAGCGCGGTGGCCACACTCATGACCCGGCCGGAACAGGTCCGCGCACTCGTCGCGGCCGGTCGGCCCGTCCTGTGGGACGGAACCGACGCCCCCGGCCGGGCCACCGCCCCCGAGGCGGGCATCCCGGCCTCCGATGACCTGACCGGCAGCCCGCGCGTCGGCGTCTGGATCGACAGACACGACTTCCTGCACCAGGAGCTCACCGCCGACGGCCGCTACGACGAGACCCGGGGCGGCCGCCCGCACGCCTACCAGGGCCGGTACTGGATCGACGGCGACCGCATCGACTACCTGGACGACCTCGGCTTCTGGGCCTACGGAGAGTTCCAGGGCGACGAACTCCACCACGCGGGCTACGTCATGAAGCTCGGCTGA
- a CDS encoding Atu4866 domain-containing protein — protein MTSNDTPRDPHPYVGMWVTADGFIRQELLPNGRYDEARGNRRSAYTGSYTVTGNHLDYVDDTGFTATGDVRDGVLFHEHLVLYRESRP, from the coding sequence ATGACCAGCAACGACACGCCTCGCGACCCCCACCCGTACGTCGGGATGTGGGTGACCGCGGACGGCTTCATCCGCCAGGAACTGCTGCCGAACGGCCGCTACGACGAGGCCCGCGGCAACCGCCGGAGCGCCTACACCGGCAGCTACACCGTCACCGGCAACCACCTCGACTACGTCGACGACACCGGCTTCACCGCGACCGGCGACGTCCGCGACGGCGTTCTGTTCCACGAGCACCTGGTGCTCTACCGCGAGTCTCGGCCATGA
- a CDS encoding acyl-CoA desaturase — translation MSFQSLRSPSAAAPESTLPPPEYDGTAPFPRDGTAPERTGSERLSLAITALIVFLPFLALGLAGWLLWGRLIQPVDVLLAVVLYTVTGLGVTVGFHRGLTHNSYRAVRPLRIALAVAGSMSFQGDVIGWVAIHRRHHAFTDRPGDPHSPYRYGTSVRGQLRGLVDAHVGWLFRNAPTSTARYAPDLVADRDIRAVSRAFPALCVLTVALPFVAGRLIGGTWTSALTALLWAGLVRIALLHHVTWSVNSLCHVIGERPFRTRRHDRATNLWPLALLSFGESWHNLHHADPTSARHGVDRGQLDPSAAVIRLFERLGWVRDVRWPTPDRIAARRA, via the coding sequence ATGTCTTTCCAGTCCCTCCGTTCCCCGTCCGCCGCCGCGCCGGAAAGCACCCTGCCGCCCCCGGAGTACGACGGGACGGCACCCTTCCCGCGAGACGGAACGGCGCCTGAGCGCACCGGCAGCGAGCGGCTGTCCCTGGCGATCACGGCATTGATCGTCTTCCTGCCGTTCCTGGCTCTCGGCCTGGCCGGCTGGTTGCTGTGGGGGCGCCTGATCCAACCCGTCGATGTCCTGCTCGCCGTGGTGCTCTACACGGTCACGGGCCTCGGCGTCACGGTCGGCTTCCACCGGGGCCTGACCCACAACAGCTACCGAGCCGTACGGCCGCTGCGCATCGCGCTCGCGGTGGCCGGGTCGATGAGCTTCCAGGGCGACGTCATCGGCTGGGTCGCCATCCACCGTCGCCACCACGCCTTCACCGACCGGCCGGGCGATCCGCACTCTCCGTACCGCTACGGCACGTCTGTGCGCGGCCAGTTGCGGGGTCTGGTGGACGCCCATGTCGGCTGGCTGTTCCGCAACGCCCCCACGTCCACGGCGCGTTACGCCCCCGATCTCGTCGCCGACCGCGACATCCGGGCCGTGTCCCGGGCCTTCCCGGCCCTGTGTGTGCTCACGGTCGCCCTGCCCTTCGTCGCGGGCCGGCTGATCGGCGGCACCTGGACGTCCGCCCTGACCGCCCTGCTGTGGGCGGGACTTGTCCGCATCGCCCTGCTCCACCATGTCACCTGGAGCGTGAACTCCCTCTGCCATGTGATCGGCGAGCGTCCGTTCCGCACCCGTCGCCACGACCGCGCCACCAACCTGTGGCCCCTGGCTCTGCTCTCCTTCGGCGAGAGCTGGCACAACCTCCACCACGCCGACCCCACCAGCGCCCGGCACGGCGTCGACCGCGGCCAGCTCGACCCGTCCGCCGCCGTCATCCGCCTCTTCGAACGCCTCGGCTGGGTCAGGGACGTGCGCTGGCCCACCCCGGACCGTATCGCTGCCCGCCGCGCGTGA
- a CDS encoding amidohydrolase family protein, translated as MNVNDTTSAAVLEELRRRPADRRRILFTGATIVTMDPDLGVIDRGDLLVEGDTIAAIGANLTADGAVVVDATGTILTPGFVDTHRHAWEAQLRRIMPDVDDLGGYVMATLAGYATVYRPEDMYIGTRLAALTAIDSGITTMLDFSHNSRTREHSDAAIGALRDTGIRGVHASMGPHFGEWDRQWPGDLARIKDQYFSSDDQLLTLRLATLATDEIAGPALAYGPELACVARDLGIGVSVDAVFGTSSSEAVLRWAKDGVLGPDVTLIHSTGLTSEAWEMMGETGTTVALAPTSDAQIGLETAIPAIGEALSVGIRPGLSIDVEVALASDMFTQMRALHAIQRMRAVNAVYGTDQQPSRITTHDVLDFATLQGARTNGLAGVTGSLTPGKKADLLVLQAEDLNNMPLNDPIGTLVLGSDARNITAVLINGEPRKWDGQVLDVNLAALRSEVHASREYVLNTPAV; from the coding sequence ATGAACGTCAACGACACCACCAGCGCCGCCGTGCTCGAAGAGCTCCGGCGTCGGCCCGCCGACCGGCGGCGCATCCTGTTCACCGGCGCCACCATCGTCACCATGGACCCCGACCTCGGCGTCATCGACCGCGGCGACCTCCTCGTCGAGGGTGACACCATCGCCGCGATCGGGGCGAACCTGACCGCTGACGGTGCGGTGGTCGTCGACGCCACCGGCACGATCCTCACCCCCGGCTTCGTCGACACCCACCGGCACGCCTGGGAGGCCCAGCTGCGCCGGATCATGCCGGACGTCGACGACCTCGGCGGCTACGTCATGGCCACCCTGGCCGGCTACGCCACGGTCTACCGGCCCGAGGACATGTACATCGGCACTCGGCTGGCCGCCCTGACCGCGATCGACAGCGGCATCACGACCATGCTCGACTTCTCCCACAACTCCCGTACCCGCGAGCACTCCGACGCCGCGATCGGGGCGCTCCGCGACACCGGCATCCGAGGCGTGCACGCCTCCATGGGCCCGCACTTCGGCGAGTGGGACCGGCAGTGGCCCGGCGACCTGGCCCGTATCAAGGACCAGTACTTCAGCAGCGACGACCAGTTGCTCACGCTGCGCCTGGCGACCCTGGCCACCGACGAGATCGCCGGTCCTGCGCTCGCCTACGGTCCTGAACTCGCGTGTGTGGCAAGGGACTTGGGCATCGGAGTGAGCGTGGACGCCGTCTTCGGCACGTCCTCCTCCGAAGCGGTCCTGCGCTGGGCCAAGGACGGCGTTCTCGGCCCCGACGTCACCCTCATCCACTCCACCGGACTGACCTCCGAGGCATGGGAGATGATGGGGGAGACCGGCACCACCGTCGCCCTCGCCCCCACGTCCGACGCGCAGATCGGCCTCGAGACGGCGATCCCCGCCATCGGCGAGGCCCTGTCCGTCGGCATCCGCCCTGGCCTGAGCATCGACGTCGAAGTCGCCCTCGCCAGCGACATGTTCACGCAGATGCGGGCCCTGCACGCCATCCAGCGGATGCGCGCGGTCAACGCCGTCTACGGCACCGACCAGCAGCCCTCCCGCATCACCACCCACGACGTCCTCGACTTCGCCACCCTCCAGGGCGCCCGTACCAACGGCCTGGCAGGCGTCACCGGTTCACTCACCCCAGGCAAGAAGGCCGACCTGCTGGTCCTCCAGGCCGAGGACCTCAACAACATGCCCCTCAACGACCCCATCGGCACCCTCGTGCTGGGCTCCGACGCCCGCAACATCACCGCCGTCCTCATCAACGGCGAGCCCCGCAAGTGGGACGGACAGGTCCTCGACGTCAACCTGGCCGCTCTGCGCAGCGAGGTGCACGCCTCGCGCGAGTACGTGCTGAACACCCCGGCCGTCTGA
- a CDS encoding DUF5994 family protein: MTLAPPPRLSSSSAARLRLVAQPAQGHMPRRIDGAWWPRSPDLTSELPWLLAGLPQSWGQVSSVLVDGAVWSPFPARQLVADQVVRLSRTHTQQRTPSTVCLLAPGRGRWDLLVVPPTATEAEAMRLMDSVDTVVKDGVGLGTAVR, encoded by the coding sequence ATGACACTCGCGCCGCCGCCCAGGCTCTCCTCATCGTCCGCCGCGCGCCTGCGTCTGGTGGCCCAGCCGGCACAGGGCCACATGCCCCGGCGCATCGACGGCGCCTGGTGGCCCCGTTCGCCCGACCTGACGTCCGAACTCCCCTGGCTGCTGGCTGGACTGCCGCAGTCCTGGGGGCAGGTCAGCAGCGTTCTGGTGGACGGGGCCGTGTGGTCCCCGTTCCCGGCGCGGCAGCTCGTCGCGGACCAGGTGGTACGCCTGAGCCGGACGCACACCCAGCAGCGCACCCCGTCCACCGTCTGCCTGCTGGCGCCCGGCCGCGGCCGGTGGGACCTGCTGGTGGTCCCGCCCACGGCCACGGAGGCGGAGGCCATGCGGCTCATGGACAGTGTGGACACCGTCGTGAAGGACGGCGTGGGGTTGGGAACCGCTGTCCGTTGA
- a CDS encoding helix-turn-helix transcriptional regulator, which yields MSDGTPLGEFLRARREALKPQDVGLPEHGRRRVPGLRREEVAMLAGVSSDYYMRLEQGREISPSPQVVDAVAAALHLDDEALDHLRRLARAPQERRSTSVGHDRISPQLLQLLDNWPDTPAFVLGPALDVLAHNALAAALHSGFQRFDNLARMVFLDPAGRGFYRDWERAAHSCVAEIRAAYGYDPDSPRITEVVDTLCSKSPEFAELWARHEVKGKTQQAKNLAHPEVGALEIQFSAFTVNGAPHQQLVVYQAEPASSTAAAFADLRSRAARPAPGHNEAPMPARADDTVPSPSLGGDGTTE from the coding sequence ATGAGCGACGGCACTCCTTTGGGAGAGTTCCTCAGGGCACGGCGTGAAGCGCTCAAGCCGCAGGACGTGGGGCTGCCGGAGCACGGCCGCAGGCGGGTACCGGGGCTGCGCCGCGAGGAGGTCGCCATGCTCGCGGGTGTGAGCTCCGACTACTACATGCGCCTGGAACAGGGCCGCGAGATCAGCCCGTCGCCGCAGGTGGTCGACGCGGTCGCCGCCGCCCTCCACCTCGACGACGAGGCACTCGACCACCTGCGCAGACTCGCCAGGGCACCTCAGGAGCGCCGTAGCACTTCCGTCGGTCACGACAGGATCAGCCCGCAGCTCCTCCAACTGCTCGACAACTGGCCCGACACCCCCGCCTTCGTTCTGGGACCTGCCCTGGACGTCCTGGCGCACAACGCGCTCGCCGCGGCCCTGCACAGCGGATTCCAGCGGTTCGACAACCTGGCCCGCATGGTCTTCCTCGACCCGGCCGGGCGCGGCTTCTACCGGGACTGGGAGAGGGCCGCGCACTCCTGCGTCGCAGAAATCCGCGCGGCCTACGGATACGACCCCGATTCCCCACGGATCACCGAGGTCGTCGACACGCTCTGCTCGAAGAGCCCGGAATTCGCCGAGCTGTGGGCACGGCACGAGGTGAAGGGCAAGACCCAGCAGGCCAAGAACCTCGCACATCCCGAGGTCGGCGCTCTGGAGATCCAGTTCTCGGCATTCACGGTCAACGGTGCTCCGCATCAGCAACTGGTCGTCTACCAGGCCGAGCCCGCCTCTTCCACCGCGGCTGCCTTCGCGGACCTCCGTTCCCGGGCCGCCCGTCCGGCGCCCGGGCACAACGAGGCCCCGATGCCCGCGCGAGCCGATGACACCGTCCCGTCCCCATCGCTCGGAGGGGACGGGACAACCGAATGA
- a CDS encoding ANTAR domain-containing protein translates to MIHAVDGVDVREWRNLDDVLPEDQLLLTAVASARDTDLAAEVLELRAINEQLKRALGSRAVIDQARGMVMALTPCSSARAWDLLVDVSQHCNVKLRDVAAALVATAKGEALPEQLQRELRRALRRSHAADRR, encoded by the coding sequence ATGATTCACGCAGTCGATGGTGTCGATGTCCGCGAGTGGCGCAACCTCGACGACGTGCTGCCCGAAGATCAGTTGTTGTTGACGGCCGTGGCCTCGGCGCGGGATACGGATTTGGCAGCCGAAGTCCTTGAACTGCGGGCCATAAATGAACAGTTAAAGCGGGCGCTGGGGAGCCGTGCGGTGATCGACCAGGCGCGCGGCATGGTGATGGCCCTGACACCATGCTCCAGCGCGAGGGCCTGGGATCTGCTGGTGGACGTGTCGCAGCACTGCAACGTCAAACTGAGGGACGTGGCCGCGGCCCTGGTCGCCACGGCGAAGGGCGAGGCGCTCCCGGAACAGCTGCAGCGGGAGCTGCGGCGAGCGCTGCGGCGTTCTCATGCCGCAGACCGGCGGTGA
- a CDS encoding helix-turn-helix transcriptional regulator, which yields MGTDKEDPAAENALGGFLRARRAQLRPEVTGLPTTGRRRVPGLRREEVATLAGVSTDYYMRLEQGRERHPSQQVLEAVARALRLDDEAVAHLYRVATPTARRTRRAPRVERVAPHLRRLLDTWSDTPAFVLGHALDVLARNRLAGALYAGFTHSDNLLRMTFLDPAAHHFYRDWDRAAESSVATLRRAAGIDPEDPRLRELVGELSVKSVDFRVLWARHDVRGKTREAKLFHHAQVGDLELHYEAFTVNSAPTQQLIVYQAEPGSTSADALALLGSLSAGPVPAQDTTMGTD from the coding sequence ATGGGCACAGACAAGGAGGACCCTGCCGCCGAGAACGCGCTGGGAGGTTTCCTCCGCGCACGGCGTGCCCAACTGCGCCCCGAAGTCACGGGACTTCCCACCACCGGCCGCCGCAGGGTGCCCGGTCTGCGCCGCGAAGAGGTCGCCACCCTCGCGGGTGTGAGCACCGACTACTACATGCGCCTGGAACAGGGCCGCGAACGGCACCCGTCCCAGCAGGTACTCGAAGCCGTCGCGCGAGCCCTGCGACTGGACGACGAAGCGGTGGCCCACCTGTACCGCGTGGCCACCCCGACCGCCCGCCGTACGCGCCGTGCGCCCCGCGTCGAACGCGTCGCCCCGCACCTGCGGCGACTCCTCGACACCTGGAGCGACACGCCCGCCTTCGTCCTGGGCCACGCCCTGGACGTCCTGGCCCGCAACCGGCTCGCAGGCGCCCTGTACGCCGGCTTCACCCACTCCGACAACCTGCTGCGCATGACGTTCCTGGACCCGGCCGCGCACCACTTCTACCGTGACTGGGACCGGGCCGCCGAATCGAGTGTGGCCACCCTGCGCCGGGCGGCCGGCATCGATCCCGAGGACCCGCGGTTGCGGGAGCTCGTCGGTGAACTGTCCGTGAAGAGCGTCGACTTCCGCGTCCTGTGGGCCCGCCACGACGTACGCGGCAAGACCCGCGAGGCCAAGCTCTTCCACCACGCCCAGGTCGGCGACCTGGAACTGCACTACGAGGCGTTCACCGTCAACAGCGCCCCTACCCAGCAGCTCATCGTCTACCAGGCCGAACCGGGCAGCACGTCCGCCGACGCCCTCGCCCTGCTCGGCTCGCTCAGCGCCGGCCCCGTGCCCGCGCAGGACACCACGATGGGCACCGACTGA
- a CDS encoding ANTAR domain-containing response regulator produces the protein MVCRRGQHGDRHQWRTRTSSCSWGPGDGPLARTRRDGHDVTPAHRSGFGAVQALPMRLRDETVGALNLFRATPGPFDPAATPLAQALADVATISLLQQGSSRRGTVLNEQLQTALNSRVLIEQAKGKLAERRGIDMEQAFTALRGYARSHNRRLSDVARAFIDDSEPLPGLGA, from the coding sequence CTGGTCTGCCGTCGGGGACAGCACGGTGATCGTCACCAGTGGCGAACCAGGACCAGCTCCTGTTCCTGGGGCCCCGGAGACGGCCCCCTCGCGCGCACGCGCCGCGACGGCCATGACGTCACGCCGGCTCACCGCAGCGGATTCGGGGCCGTCCAGGCCCTGCCCATGCGCCTGCGGGACGAGACCGTCGGCGCCCTGAACCTCTTCCGTGCGACCCCCGGCCCCTTCGACCCGGCTGCGACGCCGCTCGCCCAGGCCCTGGCCGATGTCGCCACCATCAGCCTGCTACAACAAGGTTCCAGCCGGCGCGGCACCGTCCTCAACGAACAGCTGCAGACGGCGCTGAACAGCCGCGTACTGATCGAGCAGGCCAAGGGAAAACTCGCCGAACGCCGGGGCATCGACATGGAACAGGCCTTCACCGCCCTGCGCGGCTATGCCCGTTCCCACAACCGGCGCCTGTCCGACGTGGCCCGCGCCTTCATCGACGACTCCGAACCCCTCCCCGGCCTGGGCGCCTGA
- a CDS encoding class I SAM-dependent methyltransferase, with product MTEPSSHLGATADAYDAVARHYAERFRNDLDALPLDRAMLAAFADLVRTTGAGPVAELGCGPGRITAHLRDLGLDVFGVDLSPVMIDLAREAHPDLRFEVGSMDALDLADGKLNGIVSYYSVIHTPPQEVPSYLAEFRRILAPDGHLSLAFFESEGEPVAAFDHKVVTAYRWPIDDLAGLAGEAGFVEVGRMLRAPREEERQFRHGHLLMRAAK from the coding sequence GTGACCGAACCCTCCTCGCATCTCGGTGCGACAGCGGATGCCTACGACGCCGTCGCACGCCATTACGCCGAACGCTTCCGTAATGATCTCGACGCTCTTCCGCTGGATCGCGCGATGCTCGCCGCGTTCGCCGACCTCGTACGGACCACCGGCGCCGGGCCCGTCGCGGAGCTGGGATGCGGCCCGGGACGCATCACCGCGCACCTGCGGGACCTGGGGCTGGACGTCTTCGGCGTCGACCTGTCGCCGGTGATGATCGATCTCGCCCGCGAGGCACACCCGGACCTGCGGTTCGAGGTCGGCTCCATGGACGCCCTGGACCTGGCCGACGGCAAGCTGAACGGCATCGTGTCCTACTACTCGGTCATCCACACCCCACCGCAGGAGGTGCCCTCGTACCTCGCCGAGTTCCGGCGGATACTCGCGCCTGACGGCCACCTCTCGCTCGCGTTCTTCGAGTCGGAGGGTGAGCCGGTCGCCGCGTTCGACCACAAAGTGGTGACGGCGTACCGATGGCCGATCGACGACCTCGCGGGGCTGGCCGGTGAAGCCGGGTTCGTCGAGGTCGGCCGGATGCTGCGTGCGCCGCGCGAGGAGGAACGCCAGTTCCGCCATGGCCATCTGCTGATGCGCGCAGCCAAGTGA
- a CDS encoding SigB/SigF/SigG family RNA polymerase sigma factor, translating into MTYQRTRSPGSTRPYDDAPDTDAAFRRIAALPDGPERSALRQEVVCAWMPMAVRLARRFRHHGETFEDLKQVAQLGLVKAVSRFDPSLGTAFQGFAIPTILGEVKRHFRDELWVVHVPRRVQELRSQVRSADHELCSSLGGGTPAVHEIAAHTGLTEAEVRLGQEVPEPFTARSLDAVPGRSEGHPLADTLGGMEPGFDRVVDREALRPLLRALPERERQILYMRFFCEMTQARIGLQLGVSQMHVSRLITRTCARLRDQVTADVHDPRRAS; encoded by the coding sequence ATGACGTACCAACGCACGCGGAGCCCAGGAAGCACGCGTCCCTACGACGACGCACCGGACACCGACGCCGCGTTCCGCCGTATCGCCGCCCTGCCGGACGGCCCGGAGAGGTCCGCGCTGCGACAGGAGGTGGTGTGCGCCTGGATGCCGATGGCCGTACGGCTGGCCCGGCGCTTCCGCCATCACGGTGAGACCTTCGAAGACCTCAAACAGGTCGCGCAACTGGGCCTGGTCAAGGCGGTGTCCCGCTTCGACCCGAGTCTCGGCACCGCCTTCCAGGGCTTTGCCATACCGACGATCCTCGGCGAGGTGAAGCGGCACTTCCGTGACGAACTCTGGGTCGTGCATGTGCCGCGGCGCGTACAGGAGCTGCGCAGCCAGGTCCGCTCCGCCGACCATGAGCTGTGCTCTTCGCTGGGCGGAGGTACACCCGCAGTCCACGAGATCGCCGCACACACCGGGCTGACCGAGGCAGAGGTACGGCTGGGCCAAGAGGTGCCGGAGCCCTTCACCGCCCGGTCCTTGGACGCCGTGCCCGGCCGCTCCGAGGGCCACCCTCTGGCCGACACCCTGGGTGGCATGGAGCCCGGCTTCGACCGGGTCGTGGACCGTGAGGCGCTCCGACCCCTGCTGCGGGCGCTGCCCGAACGCGAGCGGCAGATCCTGTACATGAGGTTCTTCTGCGAGATGACACAGGCCCGCATCGGCCTTCAGCTCGGTGTCTCTCAGATGCACGTCTCTCGTCTGATCACCCGCACCTGTGCACGTCTGCGCGACCAGGTGACGGCCGACGTCCACGATCCCAGGAGGGCATCGTGA
- a CDS encoding MFS transporter yields the protein MSHPTPSTSPRPTPTTSPEPAATAPNTPDQPPSWAPAAPTIALLTALGVLMVGQMYTVLALLHPMATALGTAPEQVTWTATAFGFAYAAGFLLAGPLSDRYGSRAVITTGLVAATAATLAVSAAPDLPTAIALRSLQGLTAATFAPSALSYVVHHIAPQRRGTALTCITSGMFAAAVLLQIGAQAVAAGLGWRAVFWLSATLMALSLIPVRRVLRPTLRHDTGGGLSQAFAAMPRLLGRPRMVALYLSTVALMSSFVAIYTAVAIAGPAGIAGNSSAILALRASALPALVAVPVLARPLQRLAAPLRAVLAFALAALTVAAGSFLGGHAVPLALALLLFVAAVAAAAPAVVETINATAPHARGAAVALYGCSMFIGASLGPQLTGALTGLGFGGILRFVAAALVLGILLALPALRHHRTQ from the coding sequence ATGTCCCACCCCACTCCCTCCACGTCCCCCCGTCCCACCCCCACCACGTCCCCCGAGCCCGCGGCAACCGCGCCCAACACCCCGGACCAGCCGCCCTCCTGGGCGCCCGCCGCCCCGACCATCGCCCTGCTGACCGCACTCGGCGTCCTGATGGTCGGCCAGATGTACACCGTCCTGGCCCTGCTGCACCCCATGGCCACCGCGCTCGGCACCGCACCGGAGCAGGTCACCTGGACCGCGACGGCGTTCGGCTTCGCCTACGCCGCCGGATTCCTGCTCGCCGGTCCGCTGTCCGACCGCTACGGCTCGCGCGCCGTGATCACGACCGGGCTAGTAGCCGCCACGGCAGCCACCCTGGCGGTCAGCGCCGCCCCCGACCTCCCCACGGCCATCGCCCTGCGCAGCCTGCAGGGACTCACCGCCGCGACCTTCGCGCCCTCCGCGCTCTCCTACGTCGTCCACCACATAGCGCCACAACGCCGCGGCACCGCCCTGACTTGCATCACCAGCGGCATGTTCGCCGCCGCCGTGCTCCTGCAGATCGGCGCCCAGGCCGTCGCGGCCGGGCTCGGCTGGCGCGCGGTCTTCTGGCTCAGCGCCACCCTCATGGCCCTGAGCCTGATCCCGGTGCGCCGCGTCCTGCGGCCCACGCTCCGCCACGACACCGGCGGCGGGCTGAGTCAGGCGTTCGCGGCGATGCCGCGACTACTGGGCCGACCGCGCATGGTCGCCCTCTACCTGTCGACCGTGGCCCTGATGTCCTCCTTCGTCGCCATCTACACGGCGGTGGCCATCGCCGGGCCGGCCGGCATCGCCGGGAACTCCTCCGCGATCCTCGCCCTGCGGGCCAGCGCGCTGCCCGCCCTCGTCGCCGTCCCCGTGCTCGCCCGCCCGCTCCAGCGCCTGGCCGCACCCCTGCGCGCGGTCCTCGCGTTCGCGCTGGCCGCCCTCACCGTCGCGGCCGGTTCCTTCCTCGGCGGTCACGCCGTGCCGCTCGCCCTCGCGCTGCTCCTGTTCGTGGCAGCCGTCGCGGCAGCGGCACCCGCCGTCGTCGAGACGATCAACGCCACCGCCCCGCACGCCCGCGGCGCGGCCGTCGCCCTCTACGGATGCAGCATGTTCATCGGCGCCAGCCTGGGCCCGCAGCTCACCGGAGCTCTGACCGGCCTCGGCTTCGGCGGCATCCTGCGCTTCGTCGCCGCCGCACTCGTCCTGGGCATCCTCCTGGCTCTGCCGGCCCTCCGACACCACCGCACCCAATGA
- a CDS encoding DUF1003 domain-containing protein, whose protein sequence is MSEQDNQAVHHPAVVAHHQSRAGDVQLRVADAITKFAGSMPFVYIHAVAFALWMLFFEANPWPTLTLVVSLEAIFLSAFVMIGQNRQAAFQQIKADHDFVEQELELKTNTELTRAIHAMTTELHSRLIEDRAEK, encoded by the coding sequence ATGAGCGAGCAGGACAACCAGGCCGTACACCATCCCGCGGTGGTCGCGCACCACCAGAGCCGTGCCGGGGACGTCCAACTGCGTGTCGCCGATGCCATCACGAAGTTCGCCGGTTCAATGCCGTTCGTCTATATCCACGCGGTCGCTTTCGCGTTGTGGATGCTCTTCTTCGAGGCCAACCCCTGGCCCACGTTGACGCTCGTGGTGTCACTGGAGGCGATCTTCCTGTCGGCGTTCGTCATGATCGGCCAGAACCGGCAGGCTGCCTTCCAGCAGATCAAGGCCGATCATGATTTCGTCGAGCAGGAGTTGGAGCTCAAGACCAACACCGAGCTGACCCGTGCGATCCATGCCATGACCACGGAACTCCACAGCCGTTTGATCGAGGACCGCGCGGAAAAGTAG